From the genome of Amycolatopsis sp. NBC_01488, one region includes:
- a CDS encoding response regulator transcription factor, producing MIRIMLVDDHPVVREGLRGMLEAEPDLTVVGEAGSGDEAVALDRVALPDVVLMDLRMPGLDGVGATKRILREQPGRRIVVLTTYETDADILRAVEAGASGYLLKDASRTELANAIRAASRGETVLAPSVAGKLVNRVRNPEPQSLSAREVEVLRLVAKGGTNADIGRALHISEATVKTHLLRVFGKLGVSDRTAAVTTAMARNLLG from the coding sequence TTGATCCGCATCATGCTCGTCGACGACCACCCCGTCGTCCGCGAAGGCCTGCGCGGCATGCTCGAAGCCGAGCCGGATCTGACGGTGGTCGGCGAAGCGGGCTCCGGCGACGAAGCTGTCGCACTCGACCGCGTCGCCTTGCCGGACGTCGTCCTGATGGACCTGCGGATGCCGGGGCTGGACGGCGTCGGCGCGACGAAGCGGATCCTGCGCGAGCAGCCGGGCCGCCGGATCGTCGTGCTGACGACGTACGAGACGGACGCCGACATCCTGCGCGCCGTCGAGGCGGGCGCGTCGGGATACCTGCTGAAGGACGCGTCGCGCACGGAGCTGGCGAACGCGATCCGCGCGGCGTCACGTGGCGAGACGGTGCTGGCGCCGTCGGTGGCGGGCAAGCTCGTCAACCGGGTGCGCAACCCGGAGCCGCAGTCGCTGTCGGCCCGCGAGGTGGAGGTGCTCCGGCTGGTGGCGAAGGGCGGCACGAACGCCGACATCGGCCGCGCGCTGCACATCAGCGAGGCAACGGTGAAGACCCACCTGCTGCGCGTGTTCGGCAAGCTGGGCGTCTCCGATCGGACAGCCGCGGTGACGACGGCGATGGCGAGGAACCTCCTCGGCTGA
- a CDS encoding serine hydrolase domain-containing protein: protein MLESTEHALLRRIAHEQAACRAPSLVAAVVRDGELVWSGGRGRVGDRQPGTDTQYRLGSITKTLVATAVMRLRDEGLLDLNDPLEKHVPGTPFGAATVAQLLSHTSGLTSESPGLWWERTPGADWDALVGSLAEGATKHRPGARFHYSNVGYGVLGELVSRHRGKDWLSVLDEEVLGPLGMTRTTPHPVGAHAQGFAVHPFADVLLPEPSPDAGAMAPAGQLWSTAADLARWTAFLGGHDGGVLAPETIEQMRTMVTVDDTDVWTTGFGLGLMLVRYQGRRLAGHTGSMPGFLAVTLVDPAAQTGALVLTNSTSGVGITQLCLDLITMTDEREPRLPAEWQPSAVDPALLALTGLWHWGPTPYHLRIQGDGLLLLAPADGAGRSSRFRATGRDTYVGLDGYYAGETLEVGRDADGVATHLDLATFVFTRTPYDPAAPVPGGVEGWR, encoded by the coding sequence ATGCTTGAGTCGACCGAACACGCCCTGCTCCGCCGGATCGCCCACGAGCAGGCCGCCTGCCGGGCTCCCTCGCTCGTCGCCGCCGTCGTGCGGGACGGGGAGCTCGTCTGGTCCGGCGGCCGGGGACGCGTCGGCGACCGGCAGCCCGGCACCGACACCCAGTACCGGCTGGGCTCGATCACCAAGACCCTCGTCGCCACCGCCGTCATGCGCCTGCGCGACGAAGGCCTGCTGGACCTCAACGACCCGCTCGAGAAGCACGTCCCGGGCACGCCCTTCGGCGCCGCGACCGTCGCCCAGCTGCTCTCCCACACCTCCGGCCTGACCTCCGAGTCCCCCGGTCTCTGGTGGGAGCGCACCCCCGGCGCCGACTGGGACGCGCTCGTCGGAAGCCTCGCCGAAGGCGCCACCAAGCACCGGCCGGGCGCGCGGTTCCACTACTCGAACGTCGGCTACGGCGTGCTCGGCGAGCTCGTCTCGCGCCACCGCGGCAAGGACTGGCTGTCCGTGCTCGACGAAGAGGTCCTCGGCCCGCTCGGGATGACGCGCACCACCCCACACCCCGTCGGCGCGCACGCCCAGGGCTTCGCCGTGCACCCCTTCGCCGACGTCCTCCTGCCCGAGCCGAGCCCGGACGCCGGCGCGATGGCCCCGGCCGGGCAGCTGTGGTCCACCGCCGCCGACCTCGCCCGCTGGACGGCGTTCCTCGGCGGCCACGACGGCGGCGTGCTCGCGCCGGAGACCATCGAGCAGATGCGGACCATGGTCACCGTCGACGACACCGACGTCTGGACGACCGGCTTCGGCCTCGGCCTGATGCTCGTGCGCTACCAGGGCCGGCGGCTCGCCGGGCACACCGGCTCGATGCCCGGCTTCCTCGCCGTCACGCTGGTCGACCCGGCCGCGCAGACCGGCGCGCTCGTGCTCACGAACTCGACGTCCGGCGTCGGCATCACCCAGCTCTGCCTGGACCTCATCACGATGACCGACGAGCGGGAGCCGCGCCTGCCCGCCGAGTGGCAGCCGTCGGCCGTCGACCCCGCGCTGCTCGCCCTCACCGGCCTCTGGCACTGGGGGCCGACGCCGTACCACCTGCGCATCCAGGGTGACGGCCTGCTCCTGCTGGCCCCGGCCGACGGCGCCGGGCGCAGTTCGCGCTTCCGCGCCACCGGCCGCGACACCTACGTCGGCCTCGACGGCTACTACGCCGGCGAGACGCTCGAAGTGGGCCGGGACGCCGACGGCGTCGCCACGCACCTCGACCTCGCGACGTTCGTCTTCACCCGCACGCCGTACGACCCGGCCGCGCCGGTGCCGGGCGGCGTCGAAGGCTGGCGCTGA
- the serC gene encoding phosphoserine transaminase: protein MTDAELTIPADLKPADGRFGCGPSKVRAEQLSALAESGSTYLGTSHRQKPVKSLVGRVRAGLSELFSLPEGYEVILGNGGTTAFWDAAAFGLVRERAQHFTYGEFSSKFATVTKGAPFLADPIVVKAEPGSAPDIAYEAGADLVGWAHNETSTGVAVPVRRPEGSGDALVAIDATSGAGGLPVKAEDFDVYYFAPQKSFAADGGLWIALASPAAVERIGELGGGDRWIPEFLSLTTALDNSRKDQTYNTPAVATLFLLAEQIEWMNGQGGLEWTTARTKDSSSRLYEWAEKTSYTTPFVKDPDLRSQVVGTVDFADEVDAAAVAKVLRANGIVDTEPYRKLGRNQLRVGLFPAIDPDDVTKLTQSIEYVVERLG, encoded by the coding sequence ATGACCGACGCTGAGTTGACCATCCCCGCAGACCTCAAGCCGGCCGACGGCCGCTTCGGCTGCGGACCGTCGAAGGTCCGCGCCGAGCAGCTGAGCGCACTGGCGGAGTCCGGCTCCACCTACCTCGGCACGTCGCACCGGCAGAAGCCGGTCAAGTCCCTCGTCGGACGCGTCCGGGCCGGGTTGTCCGAGCTGTTCTCCCTGCCCGAGGGCTACGAGGTGATCCTGGGCAACGGCGGCACCACGGCGTTCTGGGACGCGGCCGCGTTCGGCCTGGTCCGCGAGCGCGCCCAGCACTTCACCTACGGCGAGTTCTCGTCGAAGTTCGCCACCGTGACCAAGGGCGCGCCGTTCCTCGCCGACCCGATCGTCGTCAAGGCCGAGCCGGGCAGTGCCCCGGACATCGCCTACGAAGCCGGCGCGGACCTGGTCGGCTGGGCGCACAACGAGACGTCCACCGGCGTGGCCGTGCCGGTCCGTCGTCCCGAAGGGTCCGGTGACGCGCTCGTCGCGATCGACGCCACCTCCGGTGCCGGTGGCCTCCCCGTCAAGGCCGAGGACTTCGACGTCTACTACTTCGCGCCGCAGAAGTCGTTCGCCGCGGACGGCGGTCTGTGGATCGCGCTGGCTTCGCCGGCCGCGGTCGAGCGCATCGGCGAGCTCGGCGGCGGCGACCGCTGGATCCCGGAGTTCCTGTCGCTGACCACCGCGCTGGACAACTCCCGCAAGGACCAGACGTACAACACCCCGGCCGTCGCGACGCTCTTCCTGCTCGCCGAACAGATCGAGTGGATGAACGGCCAGGGCGGCCTCGAGTGGACGACCGCGCGCACGAAGGACTCGTCCTCGCGGCTGTACGAGTGGGCCGAGAAGACGAGCTACACGACGCCGTTCGTGAAGGACCCGGACCTGCGCTCGCAGGTCGTCGGCACGGTGGACTTCGCCGACGAGGTCGACGCCGCCGCGGTGGCGAAGGTGCTGCGCGCCAACGGGATCGTCGACACCGAGCCGTACCGCAAGCTGGGCCGCAACCAGCTGCGCGTCGGCCTGTTCCCGGCCATCGACCCGGACGACGTCACGAAGCTCACGCAGAGCATCGAGTACGTCGTCGAGCGCCTCGGCTGA
- a CDS encoding sensor histidine kinase: MKDAWDRFNWLWEILFAVAYLATTTLVLLDETDPVRTLVAVGALTALALTYLLWGRRVVRDDGHLRQRWLLAVLVVALVAVAMFANTTSSFILFMVCPLLFSTLEFRPAAVLTTLVILLSPLSSIAADGLRGPALHILLPMTAILVVFGILSGKFILHVIEESRARAELIDRLEESQAEVARLSREAGTAAERERLAREIHDTLAQGFTSIVTLTEAIESELDTDLAAARRHVELAARTARENLAEARTMVAALAPADLASGSLVDAVRRQAGRLADETGVSVEYEVDGALPAIGMAGEVVLLRGAQEALNNVRRHAAASSVSVRLSLVDDAVRLFVRDDGVGFDPDGVSGFGLRGMRSRAEQVGGTLSVRSGPSGTELTLEVPA, from the coding sequence GTGAAGGACGCCTGGGACCGGTTCAACTGGCTCTGGGAGATCCTCTTCGCGGTGGCGTACCTGGCCACGACGACGTTGGTGCTGCTGGACGAGACCGATCCGGTGCGCACCCTCGTCGCGGTCGGGGCCCTCACCGCGCTCGCGCTGACCTACCTGCTGTGGGGGCGGCGGGTGGTGCGCGACGACGGGCACCTCCGGCAGCGGTGGCTGCTGGCGGTGCTCGTCGTGGCGCTGGTCGCGGTCGCGATGTTCGCCAACACGACGTCCAGCTTCATCCTGTTCATGGTGTGCCCGCTGCTGTTCTCGACGCTCGAGTTCCGCCCGGCCGCGGTGCTCACCACGCTGGTGATCCTGCTGAGCCCGCTGTCGTCGATCGCCGCCGACGGGCTGCGGGGTCCGGCGCTGCACATCCTGCTGCCGATGACCGCGATCCTCGTCGTGTTCGGGATCCTGTCCGGCAAGTTCATCCTGCACGTCATCGAGGAGAGCCGGGCGCGGGCGGAGCTGATCGACCGGCTCGAGGAGAGCCAGGCCGAAGTCGCTCGGCTCTCCCGCGAGGCGGGCACGGCGGCCGAGCGCGAGCGGCTCGCGCGCGAGATCCACGACACGCTGGCCCAGGGCTTCACCAGCATCGTCACGCTCACCGAGGCCATCGAGTCCGAACTGGACACCGACCTGGCGGCAGCGCGGCGGCACGTCGAACTGGCCGCCCGGACGGCGCGGGAGAACCTCGCCGAGGCCCGCACGATGGTCGCCGCGCTGGCGCCGGCGGATCTGGCGTCGGGGTCCCTCGTGGACGCCGTCCGGCGCCAGGCCGGCCGGCTCGCCGACGAGACGGGCGTGTCGGTCGAGTACGAAGTGGACGGTGCGCTCCCGGCGATCGGCATGGCGGGCGAAGTGGTCCTGCTGCGCGGCGCGCAGGAGGCGCTGAACAACGTCCGGCGCCACGCGGCGGCGTCGTCGGTGTCGGTGCGGCTGTCCCTTGTGGACGATGCGGTCCGGCTGTTCGTCCGAGACGACGGCGTCGGCTTCGACCCGGACGGCGTCAGCGGTTTCGGCTTGCGCGGCATGCGGTCCCGGGCCGAGCAGGTGGGTGGCACACTGAGCGTCCGGAGCGGCCCGAGCGGCACCGAACTCACCCTGGAGGTGCCGGCTTGA
- a CDS encoding glycosyltransferase 87 family protein, whose amino-acid sequence MLEVAAVVLVLVLKRFDGLDLEVYLGGAKALAQQGSPYDAWVPTTHQILLPFTYTPFAAAVFLPGTLLPFAVTMKLVSIASIVATGVVAYLYVATLNGSLTDPAEVTGRTAAALVAVGAQLAGALLEPVRSTLGFGQINALLMVMVVLDVLLPGDRRRTKGLLIGVAAAIKLTPAVFVVYFLVRRDFQSAARVVAGFVAAGALLWLARPSASFTYWTKLVFDAGRIGGVDYVGNQSLKGLVTRLGLPETAGTVVWLLAALAVMALVAVVIVRAGEPVLALTACALGGLLVSPISWTHHWTWCVPILVLAGYHGVRAWRTDRVVAWWSGAVVAAGLALFVWGPMWFAPRPASSIGWWLATESYELFGLALLVLAAFAARRLGKAKAAPRESLDAALMDV is encoded by the coding sequence CTGCTCGAGGTCGCCGCCGTCGTGCTCGTCCTCGTGCTCAAGCGGTTCGACGGCCTGGACCTCGAGGTCTACCTCGGCGGGGCCAAGGCGCTGGCCCAGCAGGGCTCGCCGTACGACGCCTGGGTGCCGACCACCCACCAGATCCTGCTGCCGTTCACCTACACGCCGTTCGCCGCGGCCGTGTTCCTGCCCGGCACGCTGCTGCCCTTCGCCGTGACGATGAAGCTGGTCAGCATCGCCTCGATCGTCGCGACCGGCGTCGTCGCGTACCTCTACGTCGCGACGCTCAACGGCTCGCTCACCGATCCCGCCGAGGTCACCGGCCGGACCGCCGCCGCACTGGTCGCCGTCGGCGCGCAGCTCGCCGGGGCCCTGCTCGAGCCGGTGCGCTCGACGCTCGGCTTCGGGCAGATCAACGCGCTGCTCATGGTCATGGTCGTGCTCGACGTCCTGCTTCCCGGCGACCGCAGGCGCACCAAGGGCCTGCTCATCGGCGTCGCCGCGGCGATCAAGCTGACGCCGGCGGTGTTCGTCGTCTACTTCCTGGTGCGCCGCGACTTCCAGTCGGCCGCGCGGGTCGTCGCCGGGTTCGTCGCGGCGGGCGCGCTGCTGTGGCTGGCGCGGCCGTCGGCGTCCTTCACCTACTGGACGAAGCTCGTCTTCGACGCGGGCCGCATCGGCGGCGTCGACTACGTCGGCAACCAGTCGCTGAAGGGCCTGGTGACGCGGCTGGGGCTGCCGGAAACCGCGGGGACCGTGGTCTGGCTGCTGGCCGCGCTCGCCGTGATGGCCCTGGTCGCGGTGGTGATCGTGCGGGCGGGCGAGCCGGTGCTCGCGCTGACCGCGTGTGCGCTCGGCGGGCTGCTCGTGTCGCCGATCTCGTGGACCCACCACTGGACCTGGTGCGTGCCGATCCTGGTACTGGCCGGCTACCACGGCGTCCGCGCCTGGCGGACCGATCGCGTGGTGGCGTGGTGGTCGGGCGCGGTCGTCGCGGCCGGGCTGGCGCTGTTCGTCTGGGGTCCGATGTGGTTCGCGCCGCGCCCGGCGTCGTCGATCGGCTGGTGGCTCGCGACGGAGTCCTACGAGCTGTTCGGCCTCGCGCTGCTGGTCCTGGCCGCGTTCGCCGCCCGGCGGCTGGGCAAAGCGAAGGCCGCGCCGAGGGAGTCCCTCGACGCGGCCCTCATGGACGTCTGA